TGGGCTCGGAAATGAACATCTCAGCTGGGAACAACGCTGGGAAATTCTTCGGCACGTACCTCACCAAAGTCTCCGCTACACACAAACCAATTGCTGTGTCCCCCCTGAGGGGCAGCCAGCAGATGGGAAACGTGAAGCAGCCGATGTTCGGGTTCACCGTCACCTGGTCGTTCACCGGTACGTGGCCCCATGtgcggtggggtggggaggccgGGGCAGCCCGTGCCAGTGCAAAGGCTGGGGTCCATccacccaccctgggcagcacccagctcctgcctccactcCCCCTGTGCCCAGATTGCCCCTTTCAGCTCCTCTTCCCTGTCCCAACTGCCTGTCACAGCCACCCCgtgcctggcaccagccccagccccagaggcgCACCCAgcagtcccctccctgcccagggccctCTCCCGCCCTGCCGCTGCCCCGCTCTTGGTGCTGTGCCATGGTGGCCAGGCTGCCAGGACCCCACAGTCTCtggtccagtccagtccagtccctgctgtcatgggcACCTCGGCAGATCAGCCCTGCCACCAGCTCACCCGGCTCCAGGGGTGAGCTCCACTgctccaccacccccagccccttccctgccctcctacTCACACCCACCCTGGATGCTGTCTGTCCGGGTCTCAGGATGCCATGGTCTCAGCTGTGGCAGCATCGGCTCTCGTTCCAACCTCTGCCTGCCCACAGACTCGACCACCGTCTTCGTGGGCCAGTGCTTCGTGGACGACAAAGGGAAGGAGACTCTGCAGACCATGTGGCTGCTGCGGAAGAAGGTCGACTCCATCGAGGACAACTGGCAAGCGACCCTGTGAGCAGCGGGGCCCACCCTGGGCAGGGATCCCGGGGACCGTGgtttgggggaaagggaggggtgggaagggtcCTTGCCCAGAGCAGATGGATGTGGCCATGCTGtggtcccctcctgcccctgccctgagctgcgtgggcaggagcacaaggaggggatggggaaggagccCGGCAGAGCCCCTGGGCCCGCACCCCTCACGGCTCTtgcagccagagccaggagcagccccTGCACGACCCGGGGGTGCACTGCCGGGGCCAGGGTGCTGCGCTCGGCACTGCTTCAGCAGCACCGTGTCTGCTCTGCTGGGCCCTGGGGGCGGGAGGCACGGGGCAGGGGAGCCACTCGTcactggggcagcccctgcacgGTGCGGCTGCTTTCTGCTGCgctcctggcaccagcagctGCTCCCTGTGCAGCCGCAGGTGTCCCGCCTGCCCCACAACAGAGTGCCCGGACCTGCTGAGCCATGGCACGCGGGCACCCGCAGCAGGTCGGAtatgggcaagggcagggctgggcgaCTGCCCCATGTCCAtgctgggagctggcagggctggcGTGCAGCCCCCACGGGAAATCGCAGCAACTCTGTGCCTTTCCTTCCCCACAGCGTCGGC
This genomic window from Alligator mississippiensis isolate rAllMis1 chromosome 2, rAllMis1, whole genome shotgun sequence contains:
- the LOC102569981 gene encoding avidin-like, which translates into the protein MQRSQAQVPAAETHQTHQQLQLPAMMQSIGFIMVLVLAGVTLGIPLNYKCSLLGLWQNDLGSEMNISAGNNAGKFFGTYLTKVSATHKPIAVSPLRGSQQMGNVKQPMFGFTVTWSFTDSTTVFVGQCFVDDKGKETLQTMWLLRKKVDSIEDNWQATLVGTNNFTRLQS